From Candidatus Saganbacteria bacterium, a single genomic window includes:
- a CDS encoding ankyrin repeat domain-containing protein — MTQAVSNNMSFTSVNYLGRINNQGNVEVKNPSDNERPLLLAQLAPPMLVMDIKNKSGQTALMKATINGHVEAVKALIETKADVNAKDDTGTTALMEAAINGHTDIAKALIKAGADANAKNNDEQTALILAVVKEHTEIAGLLIEAKADVNITDFYRSTALVRGAERGNIKVVKALIKAGADVNIKNQNCDTPIIAAAKLWDKEMNTELVNIFIKARADVNVQSRYGYTALIHAVNNTETVKALIKAGADVNAKKYNDDTALIEAAILGHTETVKALIKAGANLNAKGHEGHTALIAAAIVGHAEIAKALIEAGADLKEKDDLRLTALSYASILRKTDNPHHDEEEKKKKKEIVEILIRAGAK; from the coding sequence ATGACACAAGCAGTGAGTAATAATATGAGTTTCACGAGCGTTAATTATCTTGGGCGGATAAACAATCAGGGGAATGTCGAGGTTAAAAATCCTTCGGACAATGAAAGACCTTTGTTGCTTGCACAGCTTGCACCACCAATGTTAGTTATGGATATAAAGAATAAATCTGGGCAAACAGCTCTAATGAAGGCAACAATCAATGGGCATGTAGAAGCAGTAAAAGCACTTATTGAGACTAAGGCTGATGTGAATGCCAAGGACGATACTGGAACGACGGCTCTGATGGAGGCAGCGATCAATGGCCATACAGATATAGCAAAAGCTCTTATAAAAGCAGGAGCTGATGCGAACGCAAAGAATAATGATGAGCAAACGGCCCTAATATTGGCAGTAGTTAAAGAGCATACAGAAATAGCGGGATTACTTATTGAAGCTAAGGCTGATGTGAATATAACCGATTTCTATCGCAGCACAGCTCTAGTAAGAGGAGCAGAAAGAGGGAATATAAAGGTAGTAAAAGCACTTATAAAAGCCGGGGCTGATGTTAATATAAAAAATCAGAATTGTGATACCCCTATCATAGCGGCGGCAAAATTATGGGATAAAGAAATGAATACAGAATTGGTTAATATATTTATCAAAGCCAGGGCTGATGTAAATGTCCAGAGTAGATATGGTTACACAGCTCTAATACATGCAGTTAACAACACAGAAACAGTAAAAGCACTTATAAAAGCCGGGGCTGATGTGAATGCAAAGAAGTATAATGACGATACGGCTTTGATAGAGGCAGCAATTCTTGGGCATACAGAGACGGTAAAAGCACTGATAAAAGCAGGGGCTAATCTGAATGCGAAGGGGCATGAAGGACATACGGCTTTAATAGCGGCAGCAATTGTTGGACATGCGGAGATAGCGAAAGCACTTATTGAAGCAGGAGCTGATTTGAAAGAAAAGGATGATCTTAGATTAACAGCTCTTTCATATGCATCAATATTAAGAAAAACAGATAACCCCCACCATGATGAAGAAGAAAAAAAAAAAAAAAAAGAAATCGTGGAGATATTGATCAGGGCAGGAGCCAAATAA
- the rimO gene encoding 30S ribosomal protein S12 methylthiotransferase RimO, with translation MKAYVVSLGCPKNLTDSEVLMGHLAASGHTISLNPREAEIIIVNTCAFIKTARDEAEKVIGEMAAWKKKGKCKKLYVAGCLPKYLGIKNKRIKMDGVNSFVDSIKLYDSRSPRVKATRPWTAYVKISEGCDNDCSYCLIPKIRGRRVSRKPEDILKEVKMLAKKGVKEIIYIAQDTTAYPDLPGLLRKTAAVIGVEWIRIMYAHPKHVTDALIDAIAKEQKILKYIDLPMQHASDKILRSMNRKYSKNDLTRLVSKLRKTVPGICIRTTFIAGFPGETEKDFNELRGFIKKMGFDRVGVFPYSREEGTSAAKMENQVPEKIKNTRVRKLMQMQEGISRKINKAFIGRTVKVIIENHGKEYFVGRSFRDAPEIDGKVLVRAKRRLRSGDIAEARITSANAHDLTGSSDF, from the coding sequence ATGAAGGCATATGTTGTAAGTCTCGGTTGCCCTAAGAATCTCACCGATTCGGAGGTGCTGATGGGCCATCTGGCGGCTTCCGGGCACACGATCTCCTTAAATCCCAGAGAGGCCGAGATCATCATTGTGAACACCTGCGCTTTCATTAAGACCGCAAGGGACGAAGCGGAAAAAGTGATAGGTGAAATGGCCGCCTGGAAGAAAAAAGGAAAATGCAAGAAACTTTATGTGGCGGGATGCCTGCCAAAATACCTGGGGATCAAAAATAAAAGAATAAAAATGGACGGAGTAAATTCGTTCGTCGACAGCATAAAACTTTACGATTCAAGATCTCCGCGCGTCAAAGCAACGCGCCCGTGGACAGCTTACGTTAAGATCTCGGAAGGCTGCGACAATGATTGTTCTTATTGCCTGATACCGAAGATCAGGGGAAGACGGGTCTCAAGAAAACCTGAGGATATCCTGAAGGAAGTAAAGATGCTGGCTAAAAAAGGAGTAAAAGAGATAATCTATATCGCGCAGGATACTACCGCATACCCCGATCTTCCTGGTCTTCTCAGAAAAACGGCGGCCGTAATAGGAGTTGAATGGATAAGGATAATGTACGCGCACCCGAAGCATGTTACGGACGCTCTGATCGATGCCATCGCCAAAGAACAAAAGATCTTAAAATATATCGACCTCCCGATGCAGCACGCGAGCGATAAGATATTAAGATCGATGAACAGAAAATATTCAAAGAATGACCTGACCCGTCTGGTCTCAAAATTAAGAAAAACGGTCCCGGGTATCTGTATCAGGACGACTTTCATCGCCGGGTTCCCGGGAGAGACTGAAAAAGATTTTAATGAATTGCGCGGCTTCATCAAAAAGATGGGATTTGACAGGGTCGGCGTGTTCCCCTACAGCAGGGAAGAAGGCACTTCAGCGGCAAAGATGGAGAACCAGGTCCCCGAAAAGATCAAGAATACCAGGGTCAGGAAACTGATGCAGATGCAGGAGGGGATATCAAGAAAGATCAATAAGGCGTTCATCGGCAGGACCGTCAAAGTCATCATCGAAAACCACGGGAAAGAATATTTTGTCGGCCGCAGTTTCCGCGACGCTCCGGAAATAGACGGAAAAGTCCTTGTCAGGGCAAAAAGGCGGCTCAGGTCCGGGGACA